A region of Novipirellula caenicola DNA encodes the following proteins:
- a CDS encoding DUF6882 domain-containing protein gives MSPEFTSLLSQHVGASFAKQMAFADLIGERNWGVSMSEGVATFGTDLSFSIQLLGTEADGDASWLWAWANEQSNLPSSLLQACNECKDIGVTQPVPEFTDRSFSQSIANGHMIALVALGLHPNCCYYRGPYDGGALFFLVCDVPNDVVGPVAPERAVTVMTEVISQFEINHRDMADSFLQSQGFTLQPAGNRLLAIRDNDSLTVSFDSMQRIDKIDCTMNSANAT, from the coding sequence ATGAGTCCTGAATTCACTTCCTTGCTTTCGCAACACGTTGGCGCCTCATTCGCGAAACAAATGGCGTTCGCGGATTTGATCGGTGAACGCAATTGGGGCGTCAGCATGTCCGAAGGTGTTGCTACTTTCGGAACTGATCTTTCATTCTCCATCCAATTGCTTGGCACTGAAGCCGATGGTGACGCGTCTTGGCTCTGGGCTTGGGCAAACGAGCAAAGCAATTTGCCTTCAAGTCTTCTCCAAGCGTGTAACGAATGCAAGGACATTGGAGTTACACAACCGGTTCCGGAATTCACTGACCGCAGCTTTTCGCAGAGCATCGCCAACGGGCACATGATCGCGTTGGTTGCATTGGGGCTACATCCCAACTGCTGCTATTACCGTGGTCCGTACGATGGAGGTGCCCTCTTCTTCCTCGTTTGCGACGTCCCTAACGACGTCGTTGGTCCTGTTGCACCTGAACGCGCCGTTACCGTAATGACTGAGGTGATCTCTCAATTTGAAATCAATCACCGAGACATGGCTGATTCGTTTCTGCAGAGTCAGGGTTTCACGCTGCAACCGGCTGGCAATCGTTTACTCGCTATACGCGACAACGATTCACTCACAGTTTCCTTTGATTCAATGCAACGCATAGACAAAATCGACTGTACAATGAACTCTGCCAACGCGACTTGA